From Mytilus edulis chromosome 8, xbMytEdul2.2, whole genome shotgun sequence, one genomic window encodes:
- the LOC139486807 gene encoding lysosome membrane protein 2-like has translation MVTLTPTKLVGCFMFGIVLVLIGGIVDILYHEILPKRIQEEVTLEKGSKIYDDWVENPVTTYFQVWVFDIQNPEEVIERGDKPFLAERGPYTYREYRQKYNITYHANKTVSYRELQYYVFDEEASVGPESDIITSANVLMMTLADIIKREYSYVTEIAEIILDAADDSKLLTKYTVSQLLWGYEDPLLKRVNSILQNYNKTIDIKIGLFYGKNNTDDGLYTVFIEKSKLGEISRWNRLKELPHWTTKTCRMINGTEGRFFHPDVKTKDILYVFASDLYRSFYLDYLGEKQIKNIQLYSFVIPDELFAVSDDNAGFCTPYGHCTPAGLQNISLFKQNAPIYMSQPHFYAGDPDIINSVIGLHPTPIIHQTILDVEPMTGIVMNINKRLQINIYLQNVTNIRDSARFTDGLYLPMAWVNESAGLDEKSAKKFKSEILHPLKLAEGLEYAFIITGCLLSGCVFLFSFKTCLFNNIKGSFTSDLHGEDSNENSKLINPEKKISSNSKRNGQKPKVMFKDEDNDK, from the exons ATGGTCACCTTGACGCCAACAAAACTAGTAGGATGTTTTATGTTCGGGATTGTCTTGGTTTTGATTGGCGGAATTGTCGATATTCTTTACCATGAAATTTTACCAAAGAGGATACAAGAG gAAGTGACTCTCGAAAAGGGTTCAAAAATATACGATGATTGGGTGGAAAATCCTGTAACAACATATTTTCAAGTCTGGGTGTTTGATATTCAGAATCCGGAAGAAGTAATAGAAAGAGGCGATAAGCCGTTTCTTGCCGAGAGAGGACCTTACACATATAG GGAATATAGACAGAAATACAACATCACATATCATGCCAATAAAACCGTGTCATACAGAGAGCTTCAGTACTATGTATTTGACGAAGAAGCTTCTGTGGGACCGGAGTCTGATATCATTACATCTGCAAACGTTCTGATGATG acGCTGGCAGATATTATTAAACGAGAATACAGTTATGTAACAGAGATAGCAGAAATAATTTTGGATGCAGCAGACGACAGCAAGCTACTCACTAAATATACAGTGTCCCAGTTACTATGGGGATATGAAGACCCTCTTTTAAAAAGAGTTAATTCTATTctacaaaattacaataaaaccATTGACATTAAAATTGGACTTTTTTATGGA AAAAATAATACAGATGATGGTTTATACACAGTTTTTATAGAAAAGTCAAAATTGGGAGAGATTAGTCGCTGGAATAGGTTAAA ggAGCTTCCACATTGGACAACAAAAACATGTCGCATGATAAATGGAACAG AAGGTAGATTTTTCCATCCAGATGTTAAGACAAAAGACATATTATATGTTTTTGCATCAGATTTGTACAG ATCATTCTACCTGGATTATTTAGGAGAGAAGCAAATAAAGAACATACAATTATACAGCTTTGTTATACCAGATGAATTATTTGCTGTATCTGACGATAATGCTGGATTTTGTACTCCTTACGGTCATTGCACACCAGCAGGATTGCAGAACATAAGCTTGTTTAAACAAAATG CACCTATCTATATGTCACAGCCACATTTCTACGCTGGAGATCCTGATATTATAAACAGTGTGATTGGTCTACATCCTACACCAATAATACATCAAACAATTCTAGATGTAGAACCG ATGACGGGTATCgtaatgaatataaataaaagactacagattaacatttatttacaaaatgttacGAATATTAG AGATTCTGCACGTTTTACAGATGGTCTGTATCTGCCTATGGCCTGGGTAAATGAG AGTGCTGGTTTGGATGAAAAAAGTGCCAAGAAGTTTAAGAGTGAAATACTGCATCCGTTAAAGTTGGCTGAGGGATTAGAATATGCCTTCATTATAACTGGTTGTTTGTTATCTGGCTGcgtgtttttattttctttcaaaacatGTCTTTTCAATAAT ATAAAAGGTTCTTTTACAAGTGACTTGCATGGAGAAGACAGTAATGAGAACTCAAAACTGATCAATCcagagaaaaaaatatcatccaattCCAAAAGGAACGGACAAAAACCAAAAGTGATGTTTAAGGATGAAGATAATGACAAATAG